The sequence TCAGGCAGTTGGATAAAAGTTCATTTACAATAAGTCCCACCGGGATCATGGTGTTAATATCAACCATTACATCCTCAACATTTAAATTAAGGGTTATGAGATCAGAATCAGCAGCATATGTCTTTAAAAGATCAGCAGCAAGTGTACGAATATAATCACCAATATCTATACTTTTAAAATGGCTTGATTGATACAATCTATCATGAATAAGTGCCATTGACCTGGCACGATTTTGAGTGTCTTTAAAAACATTCAGAACTTCTTGATCCTCAATATAACGGGATTCAAGGTTCAAAAGACTGGAAATGATCATCAGATTGTTTTTAACCCTGTGGTGAATTTCCCTTAAAAGCATCTCTTTTTCTTCAAGAGAAACCTGGAGCTCTTCTTCCATCTTCTTGCGTTCAGTTATGTCCCTTGCAATGGATAAAGAAAGTTTATCCCGATTCAAGGTGAAAATATGAGTGCTGATTTCAACCGGTATTTTAACATCATCCTTGGATATGAGGGAGGTTTCAAAGGTGATTTTATCCTTTTTAAGAGGATTCTTGGTATATTCAGAACAGGTGAATGATTCAATATCTTCTATATCTCGCGGTGACATTTTCAGGAGTTCTTCATGTGTGTAACCAAGTATCTGGCTGGTTACACTGTTGACTTCAACAAATTTTCCTGAAATTCCATCTTCGGTGAGTTTGTGAAGGAAAATGGCATCATTGGCATTGTCAAAGAGTTTGTGGAATTTTTCTTCATTATCATTCAATGCCTCCTCTGCAGTTCTATTCTTGAGTACCACTGCTGCCAGGTTCACCATGGTTTGAATTGCACTGGCATCTTCTAAGGGATTTTCATTACTCAAGAAGATACCTGCACTCCCATAGAGTTTACCATCCCATTCAAACCCAATAGCATAAATTTCACCCATATCCAAGTTTTCCTCCAGATTACGACAATCCTCCTGGGGTAGCTGTCCACCCATGATCTCGAAAAACCCAGCCTCAACTGGGTGTAGTTGATTTTTTGCCCGGATTTTCCTATTTTTCTGGGAGAGGACATTCCATTGAATGTTAAGAGTATACCAATCTTCTTCAGGAAGGGTATCCATGAGAATTTTAATCTTTTGAGGGTCCCCAGCCATATTCTTTATTTTAAAAATCTCCGAATCAGGGCGGTAAATGGATATAATTACAAAGCCCT is a genomic window of uncultured Methanobacterium sp. containing:
- a CDS encoding histidine kinase dimerization/phosphoacceptor domain -containing protein; this translates as MKLNKDKQKLKTDTQKVKNDNLKLKTDNLGDDSFHDRFISQTVLDFLELPLKQDIYHFIAGKIGQLIGEGFVIISIYRPDSEIFKIKNMAGDPQKIKILMDTLPEEDWYTLNIQWNVLSQKNRKIRAKNQLHPVEAGFFEIMGGQLPQEDCRNLEENLDMGEIYAIGFEWDGKLYGSAGIFLSNENPLEDASAIQTMVNLAAVVLKNRTAEEALNDNEEKFHKLFDNANDAIFLHKLTEDGISGKFVEVNSVTSQILGYTHEELLKMSPRDIEDIESFTCSEYTKNPLKKDKITFETSLISKDDVKIPVEISTHIFTLNRDKLSLSIARDITERKKMEEELQVSLEEKEMLLREIHHRVKNNLMIISSLLNLESRYIEDQEVLNVFKDTQNRARSMALIHDRLYQSSHFKSIDIGDYIRTLAADLLKTYAADSDLITLNLNVEDVMVDINTMIPVGLIVNELLSNCLKHAFPDDKRGQIDINFHYNHPKYLLIIEDDGVGVPENIDHKKTKSLGLRLVNILSDQIDGTVELKRDRGTQFSIEFEEKKYVYK